In Solanum stenotomum isolate F172 chromosome 6, ASM1918654v1, whole genome shotgun sequence, one DNA window encodes the following:
- the LOC125868719 gene encoding uncharacterized protein LOC125868719, which produces MSYQTPLLSLKKTFFYNFFPSKAEEEACKLNNTPHVVTRELIEIRDVYPPPKINLENPWQIKKRITRDEIVLGKLVIPFFETFEYILRYWTLDAAKSLENGYDVPIDLWDLTKEIVPKKYEGESVCLKKLYNDDFSLSCIELFNDHGLGDGDEIGLYWDPRSSSLMFKLLSQIRA; this is translated from the coding sequence ATGTCTTATCAAACGCCTTTGCTTAGCCTTAAGAAGACattcttttacaattttttccCATCAAAAGCTGAAGAAGAAGCTTGCAAACTTAACAACACTCCACATGTAGTGACTCGAGAACTTATTGAGATAAGGGACGTATACCCTCCCCCGAAAATAAACTTGGAAAACCCCTGGCAGATCAAGAAAAGGATAACCCGTGATGAGATCGTTTTAGGAAAGCTGGTGATTCCATTTTTTGAGACATTTGAGTACATTCTTCGATACTGGACATTGGATGCAGCTAAAAGTTTGGAGAATGGGTATGATGTGCCTATTGACTTGTGGGATTTAACTAAGGAGATTGTCCCTAAGAAGTATGAAGGTGAAAGTGTTTGCTTAAAGAAGTTGTACAATGATGACTTTTCTCTTTCATGCATCGAATTGTTCAACGACCACGGATTGGGCGATGGTGATGAAATTGGGCTATACTGGGATCCTAGATCTTCAAGTTTAATGTTCAAATTACTTTCTCAGATCCGTGCTTAG